In the Plasmodium chabaudi chabaudi strain AS genome assembly, chromosome: 13 genome, one interval contains:
- a CDS encoding 6-cysteine protein: protein MKGFTAASIIGFYLVKGYLSYFIVPTGYSCDFKFNPLINVLPSINTTGKAEEIGCTINNPSLSDYIAMVCPKKNDGDYANMEKVPTKCFSSSLYSPYKSEDSAHQLEELKIPEKYSISKEFKDFDLNIILIPSFYNVNKTIYCRCDNSKTEFKLNRNDESKLKLQGKLGLVKIILNNQQNTPNNIHQISPNAEVGSLGDKVIELKEGEIVHLKYDDKIRTNFNCKEIVNMKISIPLDYNLSMRMPTVFLQDINCKFHFIFNNAGGIANIVLQANKTENIDGCDFTQPKGKGLYKNGFVLTEITNDEEICTVHIGKGQKSKAAGLKCPYKLTPVHCFKHVLYEKKYKNGNNVYQTFLLDDVLRTVDIEYYYNAKLSAHIVGIPTIPEKTETIRCICEQDGKRGIMELKISSSENIFISFILLSVIFSMFYLL, encoded by the coding sequence ATGAAGGGTTTCACGGCTGCTTCTATAATCGGGTTTTACCTTGTAAAGGGATATTTAAGCTATTTTATAGTCCCTACTGGATATTCATGTGATTTTAAGTTCAACCCATTAATTAACGTTCTTCCAAGTATAAACACAACTGGGAAGGCTGAAGAAATAGGGTGTACAATAAATAATCCTAGCTTGTCAGATTATATTGCCATGGTATGtcccaaaaaaaatgatggagattatgcaaatatggaaaaagtACCGACAAAATGCTTTTCGTCAAGTTTATATTCTCCATATAAATCTGAAGATAGTGCACACCAATTAGAAGAACTTAAGATTCcagaaaaatattcaatatCAAAAGAGTTTAAGGattttgatttaaatattatattaattccaagtttttataatgttaataaaacaatatattgtAGGTGTGATAATTCCAAAACAGAATTCAAGCTTAATAGAAATGATGAAAGCAAACTAAAATTACAAGGAAAATTAGGATTAGTCAAAATTATTCTAAATAATCAACAAAATACTCCAAATAATATCCATCAGATTAGTCCTAATGCAGAAGTAGGTTCACTTGGTGATAAAGTTATTGAATTAAAAGAGGGTGAAATAgttcatttaaaatatgatgacAAAATCAGAACAAACTTTAATTGTAAGGAAATtgttaatatgaaaatatctATTCCTTTggattataatttatctaTGAGAATGCCAACAGTATTTCTCCAAGATATTAATTGCAAATTccactttatttttaacaatgCTGGTGGCATTGCAAATATTGTACTTCAGGCCAATAAAACAGAGAACATAGATGGATGCGACTTTACACAACCTAAAGGAAAAGgcttatataaaaatgggtTTGTATTAACTGAAATAACTaatgatgaagaaatatGTACTGTTCATATAGGTAAAGGTCAAAAAAGTAAGGCTGCAGGATTAAAATGCCCATACAAATTAACCCCTGTCCATTGCTTTAAGCATGTAttgtatgaaaaaaaatataaaaacggAAATAATGTTTATCAAACATTTTTGTTAGATGATGTTTTAAGAACTGTTGATAtagaatattattataatgcCAAACTTTCTGCACATATTGTTGGTATACCAACTATACCTGAGAAAACTGAAACCATACGATGTATTTGTGAACAGGATGGAAAAAGGGGAATTAtggaattaaaaatatcatcttccgaaaatatatttattagttttattttattatcagttattttttcgatgttttatttattatag
- a CDS encoding WD repeat-containing protein 92, putative, with translation MNAQNKPQIIEHINHSFDNTVYDVKWVDKKSSIISVGEGLDKKGYISIYNLNKGKFTCISNSKTDNGIKTIAPFYSYSGAYTIACGAFDGSILLYDINNMSKEYYSIKKHTKLINKIDCKNSKNNNIIVTGSRDGSVKVFDIRTNNEAISLEPPKDSPYIPDCWCVSTGNNYIEENTFSGNYHENLNICAGYDNGDVKFFDLKMVSIEHEVNVNNGVCSVNYDRKDTKKNKLICSTLEGNIYIFNLDVYSEGYGYSHSKDQVVSGTCWDTPFLPQNRDIFACLGGDGNLILYKYINPEKNFVFDELKGYKKGIVGELDKLNHLNVSTQPIISFDWNKDKLGLCAFASLDQTIRVYIITKLNLC, from the exons atgAATGCCCAAAATAAACCTCAAATAATTGAGCATATAAATCATTCTTTTGACAATACTGTGTACGATGTAAAGTGGGTTGATAAAAAATCTAGCATTATTTCTGTTGGAGAAGGATTGGACAAAAAGGgatatataagtatatacaatttaaaCAAAGGAAAATTTACTTGTATATCTAACAGCAAAACGGATAATGGCATAAAAACAATTGCTCccttttattcatattcaGGGGCGTATACAATTGCTTGCG GAGCATTTGATGGAAGCATATTACTATatgatattaataatatgtcTAAAGAGTATTATAgcataaaaaaacacactaaattaataaacaaaatagattgtaaaaattccaaaaataataacatcaTAGTAACCGGAAGCAGGGATGGATCAGTTAAGGTTTTCGACATTCGAACAAATAATGAA GCTATAAGTTTAGAACCCCCAAAAGACTCACCTTATATCCCTGATTGTTGGTGTGTTTCAACAG GAAATAATTACATTGAAGAAAACACCTTTAGTGGGAATTATCATGAAAATCTAAATATCTGTGCAGGTTACGATAATGGGGatgtaaaattttttgaCTTGAAAATGGTATCAATTGAACATGAG GTTAATGTTAACAATGGAGTGTGCTCAGTTAATTATGACAGAAaagatacaaaaaaaaacaaactaATTTGCTCAACTTTAGaaggaaatatttatatatttaatttagaTGTCTATAGTGAAGGTTATGGATATTCACACAGTAAAGACCAAGTGGTTTCCG GAACATGCTGGGATACGCCCTTTTTACCACAAAACCGTGATATTTTTGCGTGTTTAGGGGGTGACggaaat ctaattttatataaatacattaatccagaaaaaaatttcgTGTTTGACGAATTAAAAGGCTACAAAAAAGGAATAGTAGGAGAACTAGACAAATTGAATCACCTAAATGTTTCGACCCAACCAATAATTTCATTTGATTGGAATAAGGACAAGTTAGGCCTTTGTGCCTTTGCTTCGTTAGACCAAACAATTAGGGTTTACATAATAACTAAGTTAAATTTATGTTAA
- a CDS encoding nucleoside transporter 1, putative yields the protein MSEIKESSNGFLGSSNNANKGSSQRPTTSIALPLTYILIGVSCLNVWNSALGLNIKITYNIFQMAGLLSSAVLSIFVNYPRFMLPTSLGVLSLLCAGFQIAHQTFSETAFDAYCLAAFITIGLMAGIAQSIAFAIGTTKENNMSGYLSAGVGMSGVLIFGINLILDCIVSTEKLFEINKAKLLWLFGISEVFLVITIICCLMYIDIFPKNDNNDSTDVEKGEEKEERLPFIEILKDGYKAILAIFLVNWLSLQLFPGIGHKKWQQSHGMPDTHVTIIVGMFQLFDFVSRYPPIWGHIPIFKYFTFSLNTLLIGNLLRLLFIPWFVLNAAVSNPFFTNIVQQCICIAALGFTNGWFNTVPFIVFVNELKKVKNQKDIEVISRIMVLALFCGLFFGMLTTCLYDKFPIVIEAVAKK from the coding sequence ATGAGTGAAATTAAGGAATCATCAAATGGCTTTTTAGGCTCTTCTAATAATGCCAACAAAGGGTCATCACAAAGGCCTACAACGTCTATAGCTTTGCCATTAACCTATATATTAATTGGTGTCAGCTGCTTAAATGTATGGAATTCAGCATTGGGgctaaatattaaaattacgtacaatatatttcagATGGCAGGTTTGTTATCTTCCGCTGTTTTATCCATTTTCGTAAATTACCCAAGATTTATGTTACCAACAAGTTTAGGAGTATTGAGTTTATTATGCGCTGGCTTTCAGATAGCACATCAAACATTTTCTGAAACTGCATTTGATGCATACTGTTTAGCAGCTTTTATAACAATTGGACTAATGGCTGGAATAGCTCAATCTATTGCCTTTGCTATTGGAACAactaaagaaaataatatgagtGGATACCTATCTGCAGGTGTGGGTATGTCCGGGGTTTTAATATTTGGCATTAATTTAATTCTAGATTGTATAGTTTCAACAGAAAAActatttgaaataaataaagccAAGCTATTATGGTTATTTGGTATTTCCGAAGTATTTTTAGTTATCACAATTATTTGTTGTTTAATGTATATAGACATATTCCCCAAAAATGACAATAACGATTCAACCGATGTTGAAAAGGgagaagaaaaagaagagCGATTACCATTCATTGAGATACTTAAAGATGGTTATAAAGCAATTCtagctatatttttagttaATTGGTTATCTTTACAATTATTTCCAGGAATTggtcataaaaaatggcaACAAAGTCACGGAATGCCTGACACTCATGTTACTATAATAGTAGGAATGTTTCAACTTTTTGATTTTGTTAGTAGATATCCACCAATTTGGGGCCATATACCAATCTTCAAGTATTTCACATTTTCATTGAATACTCTTTTAATTGGTAATCTCCTACGTTTATTATTCATCCCATGGTTCGTATTAAATGCAGCAGTTTCAAACCCATTCTTTACAAATATAGTTCAGCAATGTATTTGCATAGCTGCCCTTGGTTTTACTAATGGATGGTTTAATACAGTCCCATTTATAGTATTTGTTAACGAGcttaaaaaagtaaaaaatcaaaaagaTATAGAAGTTATTTCAAGAATTATGGTTTTAGCATTGTTTTGTGGTTTATTCTTTGGTATGTTAACCACATGCTTATACGATAAATTCCCAATTGTAATTGAAGCCGTtgccaaaaaataa
- a CDS encoding DNA/RNA-binding protein Alba 4, putative: MENNKKNSQKQNSIDETEFPNSKVLLVSVKRTRRFLERTARELLAGGTRYIILSGLGDALPLCVQLQASLQSKNAATVVKIETSYSYFNTNYSYTPGLKIYMEKHPDFKGSRISPGYVSFCDKPDNFTPIFDESPGEYMCSVNAGDNNLHVGGEGINGAFSELLSSHGHEVDNYESLFKDLLSKAVKENTDKPDDEVKSVLYESVEKKYPDVKLALCRVRNSLKKGSDYTTGSVFIVTFKKKFPHKKEKNMGMVYVVGPKGKNFSSVEDFLDAVHETAENLMTALCDYNGLVKREEIKHVRMNTCRICLFSGQAFKHSNASKLDVAKSILNGLAVGYRHGPSPRLNFAYDENVFKDAWIETTGLQVFNHNEKEQ, translated from the exons ATGGAgaataataagaaaaacAGTCAAAAACAAAACAGTATAGATGAAACTGAATTCCCTAATTCAAAAGTATTATTAGTATCAGTAAAAAGGACTAGAAGATTTTTAGAAAGAACTGCAAGGGAATTGTTAGCAGGAGGCAcaagatatattatacttaGTGGATTAGGAGATGCTTTACCACTTTGTGTACAATTACAAGCTTCATTACAATCTAAAAATGCTGCTACAGTTGTTAAAATAGAAACATCTTATAGTTATTTTAATACcaattattcatatacacctggattaaaaatatatatggaaaaacATCCAGATTTTAAAGGATCCCGAATATCACCAGGATATGTCAGTTTTTGTGATAAACCTGATAATTTTACTCCTATTTTTGACGAGTCACCCGGTGAATATATGTGCTCAGTCAATGCAGGGGACAATAATTTACATGTAGGAGGAGAAGGTATTAACGGCGCCTTTTCTGAATTATTATCTTCACATGGACACGAAGTTGATAATTACGAATCACTATTTAAA GATTTATTAAGCAAAGCTGTTAAGGAAAACACCGATAAACCAGATGACGAAGTTAAATCTGTTTTATATGAAAgtgttgaaaaaaaatatcccGATGTAAAATTAGCATTATGCAGAGTTAGAAACAGTCTTAAAAAAGGAAGTGATTATACAACAGGATCCGTTTTTATTGTTacattcaaaaaaaaattcccccataaaaaagagaaaaatatgGGTATGGTTTATGTTGTAGGACCtaaaggaaaaaatttCAGTAGCGTCGAAGATTTCTTAGATGCTGTGCATGAAACAGCAGAAAACTTAATGACCGCATTATGTGATTATAATGGATTAGTAAAGAGAGAAGAAATTAAACATGTAAGAATGAATACATGCAGAATATGCTTATTCTCAGGACAAGCATTTAAACATAGCAATGCATCTAAATTAGATGTTGCAAAATCTATTTTAAATGGTCTTGCTGTTGGATATAGACATGGTCCATCACCTAGATTAAATTTCGcatatgatgaaaatgtCTTTAAAGATGCATGGATAGAAACAACCGGACTTCAAGTTTTTAAtcataatgaaaaagaacaataa
- a CDS encoding DNA topoisomerase 3, putative, with translation MGRIKVLNVAEKPSVASAIVSILSKGKSNKKKSYSKYNPVFTFDYKMENETWSMFVTSVTGHLTDQKFDEKYKNWNNTDPHELFDAKITIYIDKDKKPIENNLKKYSKDCNVLILWLDCDREGEHICFEVINACSVTNKKLKIHRAQFSAVTEKDIKYAINNLKSPNKNLAQSVDVRREIDLRMGSIFTRFMTIRYFKLVQNDTKIISYGPCQFPTLGFVVNRYLQIKNFNNEYYWTIKMGYLYQDKDGNNSNLFLDNIGKNKKGREKKKKKKGKKKKNCSDYYSSDDDENNSYGRDNRPDSSNTNYVVDFTWSRLKLFDHLGVVLIYEDLLKNPLCRISNIFEKEVKKYRPFPLNTLQMTKLVSKYFHISSKECMNIAEKLYNKGYISYPRTETNYFVDSMNLRKFIHELKKNNIFGSYAAKLAENGSCKPRKGKLNDKAHPPIHPVKNMNKANNVDFKEWKIYEFICRHFLAVCSDDAIGFDTKVVANIGAEQFYCKGLKIKNKNYLEIYIYEKWNDKILPPFQINDEFYPYSLIVEEGITQPPKYLSESDLLSLMDKYGIGTDATMHEHIENIQKRNYVYKNSKNLFIPTKLGIALILSYKKFKDIGVDLTEPSLRAKMERDMFLVASGEKGKNEIIRNYIDIMKYIYQEIYNRIDLLDENINYYINNPEIMN, from the coding sequence ATGGGGCGTATAAAAGTTTTAAATGTGGCTGAAAAGCCATCAGTTGCATCAGCAATAGTTTCGATCCTTAGTAAAGGGAAaagcaataaaaaaaaaagttatagtaaatataatcctgtatttacatttgattataaaatggaaaatgaaACATGGTCTATGTTTGTAACATCAGTAACGGGGCATTTAACAGATCAAAAATTTGATGAAAAATACAAGAATTGGAATAATACAGATCCGCATGAACTTTTTGATGCTAAaataactatatatatagacaaAGATAAAAAGcctattgaaaataatttaaaaaaatattcaaaagattgcaatgttttaattttatggTTAGATTGTGATAGAGAAGGAGAGCATATTTGTTTTGAAGTAATAAATGCATGTTCTGTTACTAataagaaattaaaaattcacAGAGCTCAGTTTTCAGCTGTTACagaaaaagatataaaatatgcaattaACAATTTGAAATCCCCGAATAAAAACTTAGCTCAAAGCGTGGATGTTAGAAGAGAAATAGATTTAAGAATGGGTTCTATTTTCACTAGATTTATGACTATtcgatattttaaattagtACAAAACGacacaaaaattattagtTATGGACCCTGCCAATTCCCTACATTAGGATTTGTAGTAAATAGATAtctacaaataaaaaattttaataacgAATACTATTGGACTATCAAAATGGGATATCTATATCAGGATAAAGATGGTAATAATTCTAATCTTTTTTTGGACAATATTggaaagaataaaaaagggcgtgaaaaaaaaaagaaaaaaaaaggcaaaaaaaagaaaaactgCAGCGATTATTATAGTAGCgatgatgatgaaaataatagttaTGGTAGAGATAATAGACCAGATTCATCAAACACAAATTATGTTGTAGATTTTACCTGGTCTcgattaaaattatttgatcaTTTAGGAgttgttttaatttatgaAGACTTGTTAAAAAATCCTTTATGTAGGATATCAAACATTTTCGAAAaagaagtaaaaaaatatcgacCATTCCCTTTAAATACATTGCAAATGACTAAACTTGTTTCTAagtattttcatatatctTCAAAAGAATGTATGAATATCGCTGAAAAGTTATACAACAAAGGTTATATTAGTTATCCTAGGACAGAAactaattattttgtagaTTCTATGAATTTACGAAAATTCATAcacgaattaaaaaaaaataatatttttggtAGTTATGCTGCGAAATTAGCTGAAAATGGTAGTTGTAAACCTAGAAAAGGGAAACTAAATGATAAAGCACATCCCCCTATACACCcagttaaaaatatgaacaaggCAAACAATGTTGATTTTAAAgaatggaaaatatatgaatttatttgtagACATTTTTTAGCTGTTTGTAGTGATGATGCAATAGGTTTTGATACAAAAGTTGTTGCTAATATAGGAGCGGAACAATTTTATTGCAAAggattaaaaataaaaaataaaaattatctagaaatttatatatatgagaaatggaatgataaaattttgCCACCTTTTCAAATTAATGATGAATTTTATCCATATAGTTTAATAGTTGAAGAAGGAATAACACAACCaccaaaatatttatccGAATCTGATTTGTTGTCACTTATGGATAAATATGGTATAGGAACTGATGCAACAATGCATGAgcatatagaaaatattcaaaaaagaaattatgtttataaaaattctaaaaatttatttattccaaCAAAATTGGGAATTGCATTAATATTgtcttataaaaaatttaaagatATAGGTGTAGATTTAACCGAGCCATCTTTAAGAGCTAAGATGGAAAGAGATATGTTTTTAGTCGCTTCAGGTGAAAAGgggaaaaatgaaattataagaaattatattgatataatgaaatatatatatcaggAAATATACAACAGGATAGATTTACTCGATGAGAATatcaattattatataaataacccagaaataatgaattaa